Proteins from one Psilocybe cubensis strain MGC-MH-2018 chromosome 11, whole genome shotgun sequence genomic window:
- a CDS encoding Pyridoxamine 5'-phosphate oxidase family protein ustO produces MGKFLQEIPDHLIEWILQQEMFWVATAPLSSDGHVNISPKGIKGTFHVVNSRRVWYEDLSGTGAETVAHIRENGRITILFHAFEGPARIVRLYGKGFFYELGTPEYEALVTSEQRLAGSRAVIGLDITKVGTTCGYAVPYYQFISHRTQLMDWAARKESVDQDDSANVPSGILPPSIYAQGEESTVNPKGMRYWWQQHNLVSLDGLPAFSINFGLGFPFVFSLGRLRASKIAIVGSNPNHSVAASISPATRLAIHGAEASKAPLSVGVDDSRYNTRSFLESFLSFLPFFLTLLIGVIIGRTYDKYAHVLSSTLSVGRF; encoded by the exons ATGGGCAAATTCTTGCAAGAAATTCCTGACCACCTCATCGAATGGATCCTTCAACAAGAGATGTTCTGGGTAGCCACTGCACCCCTATCGTCTGATGgacatgtcaatatttcTCCAAAGGGTATCAAAGGCACGTTCCACGTGGTGAATTCGCGTCGAGTCTGGTACGAAGATCTCTCTGGGACCG GGGCGGAGACCGTAGCACATATAAGAGAGAATGGGCGAATCACTATCTTATTCCATGCTTTTGAAGGACCGGCTCGGATTGTCAGGCTTTATGGCAAAG GATTTTTCTACGAACTAGGGACACCGGAATACGAGGCGCTTGTTACATCCGAGCAGCGGCTGGCTGGATCTCGCGCCGTCATAGGCTTGGATATTACAAAAGTTGGCACG ACATGCGGATATGCAGTCCCATACTACCAGTTTATCTCTCACAGAACTCAGCTTATGGATTGGGCCGCAAGAAAAGAATCTGTTGACCAAGATGACTCCGCAAATGTACCCTCTGGAATTCTACCTCCCTCGATATACGCCCAGGGTGAAGAGTCGACGGTCAATCCCAAAGGCATGAGGTATTGGTGGCAACAACATAATCTCGTCAGCTTAGACGGCCTTCCTGCATTCTCGATAAATTTTGGACTTGGGTTCCCCTTCGTGTTCTCCCTTGGACGCCTTCGAGCTTCCAAGATAGCCATCGTCGGTTCCAATCCGAACCATTCGGTAGCGGCATCGATATCGCCTGCAACTCGGCTCGCAATACACGGGGCTGAAGCCAGCAAGGCTCCGCTTTCAGTCGGAGTGGATGATTCCCGATACAACACGCGTTCTTTCTTGGAGTCGTTTTTGTccttccttccctttttcCTTACCTTGCTCATCGGCGTCATAATTGGCCGGACTTACGATAAGTACGCACACGTACTCAGTAGTACCCTGTCAGTTGGCAGATTTTAG